From Blastocatellia bacterium, one genomic window encodes:
- a CDS encoding amidohydrolase family protein: MNRSRLLPFTRAALLAVLALIRADAAAQSPAPQARPPFAPSPQLQQLVGNVVEAAVARFGKGGLTADKIAITLIDLNDREHPAWASHRGQEPTYPASVVKLFYLVAAHHQLETGELKTSPELERALRDMIVESSNDATHYVFNALTRTTDGPELDDAALKPWLDQRNAVNRYFASLGFEKINVNQKTWSEGPYGRDRQSLGPNFENRNKLTTAAVARLLFEIVTGRAVTPARSRAMMDLLRRDPFHKSDDPDDQATRFSGKSLPAGAQLYSKAGWTSATRHDAAYIRLANGAEYILTVFTVDNSTQTDIIPFVSDLIAEAFSRRQVQADLVLTNGRIYTGEATHPWAEALAARGERVIAIGSSDKMKWVTGPQTRVIDLQGRLAVPGFIDDHTHFMSGGFQLLSVDLRDARTPAEFAARIKAQAARLGTGRWITGGDWDHELWPGGPLPTKELIDAATPDNPVFVSRLDGHMALANSVVLRLAKITRDTVDPPGGTIVRDPKTGEPTGVLKDAAMSLVWPLVPEPSEKDYNEALDAALKEAARVGVTSIQDITAWPHYDVYKRYRDAGKLTVRVYARTPLSSWKRQAEVVARQGRGDDWLRLGGLKAFMDGSLGSTTALFFEPFTDAPGTAGLMADDNIPEGVMKQNIKDADKAGLQCSVHAIGDKANNITLNYFEEVARVNGPRDRRFRIEHAQHLLASDIARFAALGVIASVQPYHAIDDGRWAEKRIGPTRIKTTYPFRSLLDAKATLVFGSDWTVAPLSPILGIHAAVTRATIDGRNPHGWVPEQKITVEEALRAYTAGCAYAEFAERDKGTLAPGKLADITVLSQDLFRIPPDDIQKTTVIYTIVGGRVVFGK, translated from the coding sequence ATGAATCGATCCCGCTTGTTGCCTTTCACGCGCGCGGCGTTGCTTGCGGTGTTGGCGCTCATCCGCGCGGACGCCGCGGCGCAGTCGCCTGCGCCGCAAGCCCGCCCGCCATTCGCGCCGTCGCCACAGCTTCAACAGCTTGTCGGCAACGTCGTCGAGGCGGCGGTCGCGCGCTTCGGCAAAGGCGGGCTGACGGCGGACAAGATCGCCATCACGCTAATCGACCTGAACGACCGCGAGCATCCGGCGTGGGCCAGCCACCGCGGCCAGGAGCCGACTTACCCGGCGAGCGTCGTCAAGCTCTTTTATCTGGTCGCCGCGCATCATCAACTGGAGACCGGCGAGTTAAAAACTTCGCCGGAGCTTGAACGCGCCTTGCGCGATATGATCGTCGAGTCATCGAATGATGCGACGCATTACGTGTTCAACGCGCTCACCCGCACGACGGATGGGCCTGAGTTGGACGACGCCGCGCTCAAGCCGTGGCTCGACCAGCGCAACGCCGTGAATCGCTACTTCGCGAGCCTCGGCTTCGAGAAAATCAACGTCAATCAGAAGACCTGGAGCGAAGGCCCGTACGGGCGCGACCGCCAGAGCCTGGGGCCAAACTTCGAGAACCGCAACAAGCTCACGACCGCAGCAGTCGCGCGCCTGTTGTTCGAGATCGTCACCGGGCGCGCCGTGACACCGGCACGCTCGCGGGCGATGATGGACTTGCTGCGCCGTGATCCATTTCATAAATCGGATGACCCGGACGATCAGGCGACGCGATTCTCCGGCAAGAGCCTGCCGGCGGGCGCGCAGCTTTACTCGAAAGCCGGCTGGACTTCTGCGACGCGCCACGACGCCGCTTACATCCGCCTGGCGAATGGCGCTGAATACATCCTCACGGTCTTCACCGTTGACAACAGCACGCAGACCGATATCATTCCGTTCGTGTCAGATTTGATTGCAGAAGCTTTCTCGCGCAGGCAAGTGCAGGCCGACCTTGTGTTGACCAATGGCCGCATCTACACGGGTGAAGCCACGCACCCGTGGGCCGAAGCCCTGGCGGCGCGTGGCGAGCGCGTCATTGCCATCGGCAGCAGCGACAAGATGAAATGGGTCACAGGCCCGCAGACCCGCGTTATCGATCTGCAAGGCCGCCTCGCGGTGCCCGGTTTCATAGACGATCACACGCACTTTATGAGCGGCGGCTTTCAACTGTTGTCGGTTGACTTGCGCGACGCCCGCACGCCGGCAGAGTTCGCCGCGCGCATCAAAGCGCAAGCCGCGCGCTTGGGCACGGGTCGCTGGATCACCGGCGGCGATTGGGATCACGAGTTATGGCCCGGCGGCCCGCTTCCGACCAAAGAGCTGATCGATGCGGCGACGCCCGATAATCCCGTCTTCGTCTCGCGGCTCGACGGCCACATGGCGCTTGCCAATAGTGTCGTGCTGCGTCTGGCGAAGATCACCCGCGACACCGTAGACCCGCCGGGCGGCACCATCGTCCGCGATCCAAAGACCGGCGAGCCGACCGGCGTGCTGAAAGACGCGGCGATGAGCCTGGTCTGGCCGCTCGTCCCCGAGCCGAGCGAGAAGGATTACAACGAGGCGCTCGACGCGGCGCTGAAAGAAGCGGCGCGCGTCGGCGTGACTTCGATTCAAGACATCACCGCCTGGCCGCACTACGATGTCTACAAGCGATACCGCGACGCCGGTAAGCTGACCGTGCGAGTTTACGCGCGCACGCCCTTGAGCAGTTGGAAGCGACAGGCCGAGGTGGTGGCGCGGCAAGGACGCGGCGACGACTGGTTGCGGCTGGGCGGCTTGAAGGCGTTTATGGACGGCTCGCTCGGCTCGACGACGGCGCTGTTCTTCGAGCCGTTCACCGACGCGCCCGGCACGGCGGGCTTGATGGCCGACGACAACATTCCCGAAGGCGTGATGAAGCAGAACATCAAAGACGCCGACAAGGCCGGGCTGCAATGCTCGGTTCACGCCATCGGCGATAAAGCCAACAACATCACGTTGAATTATTTTGAAGAGGTGGCGCGAGTGAACGGCCCGCGTGACCGCCGCTTTCGCATCGAGCATGCGCAGCACTTGCTGGCGAGCGACATTGCGCGCTTTGCCGCGCTCGGCGTCATTGCTTCGGTGCAGCCTTACCATGCCATAGACGATGGCCGCTGGGCCGAAAAGCGCATCGGCCCGACGCGCATCAAGACGACTTATCCGTTCCGCTCACTGCTCGACGCCAAAGCGACGCTGGTCTTCGGCTCCGACTGGACGGTGGCGCCGCTGTCGCCGATTCTCGGCATTCACGCGGCAGTCACGCGGGCGACGATTGACGGGCGCAACCCGCATGGCTGGGTTCCCGAACAGAAGATTACCGTCGAAGAGGCGCTGCGCGCTTACACTGCCGGATGCGCTTATGCCGAGTTCGCCGAACGCGACAAAGGCACGCTCGCGCCGGGCAAGCTCGCAGACATCACGGTGTTATCGCAAGACCTCTTCCGCATCCCACCTGACGACATTCAAAAGACCACGGTCATCTATACCATCGTCGGCGGGCGCGTCGTCTTCGGCAAGTAA
- the miaB gene encoding tRNA (N6-isopentenyl adenosine(37)-C2)-methylthiotransferase MiaB, translating into MRAHVVTFGCQMNEYDTHAIQSELAGFGYSFVDDYREADLVLVNTCAVRGKPVEKAQTLLGELRKEKQRRRGALTIGLMGCLAQLAEGRRMGEKFAVDIMLGPGAITEIGAAIERGKFQSFDFKNELQFYTPPPPTGAVSAHLTIMRGCNHRCTYCIVPQTRGSEVSRPAEDILGEARALRDAGVVEVTLLGQNVNSYGLAEGTGARRRRIDGYPSFAELLRMVGRVGIPRVRFVTSHPVNFDDEIIEAIADTPAVCRYIHLPVQSGSNRILKRMAREYTREFYLERVRRLRELLPDATLSTDIIVGFPGESEEDFEQTLSLYREVGYDAAYMFIYSEREGTPAQIHFADVERALKTARLGRLVELQKAVSFEQNQRWVGREVEVLVKGAADESGFVQGHTRGNHVTMIEGNLAPGVHRVTVVHATPNRLYCEARGAASLEPTTSRRELKVISLPTI; encoded by the coding sequence ATGCGAGCGCACGTAGTTACATTCGGCTGTCAGATGAACGAGTATGACACGCACGCCATTCAATCCGAGCTGGCGGGCTTTGGCTATTCGTTCGTTGACGATTACCGCGAGGCCGACCTCGTGCTGGTCAACACCTGCGCGGTGCGCGGCAAGCCGGTCGAAAAAGCGCAGACCTTGCTCGGCGAGCTACGCAAAGAGAAGCAGCGGCGGCGCGGCGCGCTGACCATCGGCTTGATGGGCTGCCTGGCGCAACTCGCCGAAGGCCGCCGCATGGGCGAGAAGTTCGCCGTTGACATTATGCTCGGCCCCGGCGCCATCACCGAGATCGGCGCGGCCATCGAGCGCGGCAAGTTTCAATCCTTCGACTTCAAAAACGAGTTGCAGTTCTACACGCCGCCGCCGCCGACGGGCGCAGTCAGCGCCCACCTGACGATTATGCGCGGCTGCAATCACCGCTGCACCTACTGCATCGTGCCGCAGACGCGCGGCAGCGAAGTCTCGCGGCCTGCCGAAGACATCCTCGGCGAAGCGCGGGCGCTCCGTGATGCCGGTGTGGTCGAAGTCACGCTGCTTGGCCAGAACGTCAACTCCTACGGGCTCGCCGAAGGCACGGGCGCGCGGCGGCGGCGGATTGACGGCTACCCGTCGTTTGCCGAATTGCTGCGCATGGTCGGGCGCGTCGGCATCCCGCGCGTCCGCTTCGTCACCTCGCACCCGGTCAACTTTGACGACGAGATCATCGAGGCCATCGCCGACACACCGGCAGTCTGCCGCTACATCCATTTGCCTGTGCAGTCGGGGTCGAATCGCATACTGAAGCGCATGGCGCGCGAATACACCCGCGAGTTCTATCTCGAGCGCGTGCGGCGGCTGCGCGAGCTGTTGCCCGACGCGACCCTTTCGACCGACATCATCGTCGGCTTCCCCGGCGAGAGCGAAGAGGATTTCGAGCAGACCCTGTCGTTATACCGCGAAGTCGGCTATGACGCGGCTTATATGTTCATCTACTCGGAGCGCGAAGGCACCCCGGCACAGATTCACTTTGCAGACGTGGAGCGCGCGCTGAAGACCGCGCGGCTGGGCCGGCTGGTCGAGTTACAAAAGGCCGTGTCGTTCGAGCAGAACCAACGGTGGGTCGGGCGCGAGGTCGAAGTCCTGGTCAAAGGCGCGGCGGACGAAAGCGGTTTTGTGCAGGGCCACACCCGCGGCAATCACGTGACGATGATCGAAGGCAATCTGGCGCCGGGTGTTCACCGGGTGACGGTCGTTCACGCCACGCCGAACCGCCTCTATTGCGAGGCCCGCGGCGCTGCCAGCCTGGAACCGACGACAAGCAGGCGAGAGTTGAAAGTTATCTCGCTGCCGACAATTTGA